A region from the Malus domestica chromosome 07, GDT2T_hap1 genome encodes:
- the LOC103439720 gene encoding dihydrodipicolinate reductase-like protein CRR1, chloroplastic: MAALSCKFHHPMVCKNYRHAKAKPSIFCSMQPSQNNIKVIINGAAKEIGRAAVVAVTRARGMEVAGAVDNYLVGEDIGKVCDMEEPLEIPITNDLTMVLGSISQSKALGVVVDFTEPSKVYDNVKQATAFGMRSVVYVPKIKLDTVSALSALCDKASMGCLVAPTLSIGSILLQQAAISASFHYNNVEIVESRASAMDFPSSDATQIANNLSNLGQIYNREDISTDVRARGQVLGDDGVRVHSLVLPGLPASTTVHFSRLGEVYSLKHDITDVQCLMPGLLLAIRKIVRIKNLVYGLEKFL, encoded by the exons ATGGCAGCACTGAGCTGCAAATTTCATCACCCTATGGTCTGCAAGAATTATAGACATGCCAAAGCAAAACCCTCCATCTTTTGCTCAATGCAGCCGTCGCAAAACAACATCAAG GTAATTATAAACGGAGCAGCGAAGGAAATTGGAAGGGCGGCTGTAGTTGCCGTGACCAGAGCTAGAGGAATGGAGGTGGCTGGTGCAGTGGACAATTATCTAGTAGGAGAAGATATTGGAAAG GTGTGTGACATGGAAGAGCCTCTGGAAATACCGATAACAAACGATCTCACGATGGTCTTAGGTTCCATTTCACAG TCTAAAGCATTGGGAGTAGTTGTTGATTTCACTGAGCCTTCGAAAGTCTATGACAATGTTAAACAG GCAACAGCATTTGGCATGAGAAGTGTCGTTTATGTGCCGAAAATTAAATTAGATACAGTATCAGCATTATCTGCGTTATGTGACAAAGCCAGCATG GGTTGTCTTGTTGCGCCGACTCTGTCAATTGGATCAATACTCCTCCAACAAGCTGCAATTTCAGCATCCTTCCACTACAACAATGTAGAAATTGTGGAATCAAGAGCATCTGCAATG GATTTTCCATCATCAGATGCAACCCAAATAGCCAACAATCTGTCTAACCTTGGCCAAATCTACAACAGAGAAGATATTTCAACCGATGTTCGA GCAAGGGGCCAAGTTCTGGGAGACGACGGAGTTCGAGTGCATAGCTTAGTCCTTCCCGGGCTCCCGGCTAGCACAACAGTTCATTTTTCTCGTCTCGGAGAGGTTTACTCTTTGAAACATGACATCACAGATGTGCAATGTCTCATGCCAGGCCTCCTCTTAGCAATCAGAAAGATTGTGCGCATTAAG AACCTGGTGTATggcttggagaaatttttatga
- the LOC103439721 gene encoding probable transcriptional regulator SLK2 encodes MVPSRVAGGLAQSSPSSGIFFQGDGQSQLAVNSHLSSSFGNSSNSFLGTGRSNLRPVSGDMNNAVLSGVANSGPSVGASSLVTDANSVFSGGPHLQRSASINNESYMRLPASPMSFSSNNISMSGSSIMDGSSVVQQNSQHDQNSQQMQQNQQHQNQRQQGASSATSLPTSQTGQVSLPMGARVPGTFIQDPNNLSHVQKKPRLDIKQEDILQQQVIQQLLQRQDPMQFQGRNPQLQAILHQQRLRQQQQQQILQSMPQLQRAQLQQQQQQQQQQQQQQLRQQQFQQPMQPVSSIKRPYDGGVCARRLMQYLYHQRQRPADNSIAYWRKFVTEYYSPRAKKRWCLSLYDNVGHHALGVFPQAAMDAWQCDICGSKSGRGFEATFEVLPRLNEIKFGSGVIDELLFLDLPREGRFPSGVMMLEYGKAVQESVYEQLRVVREGQLRIIFTQDLKILSWEFCARRHEELLPRRLVAPQVNQLVQVAQKCQSTIAESGSDGISQQDLQTNSNMVLTAGRQLAKSLELQSLNDLGFSKRYVRCLQISEVVNSMKDLVDFCRENKVGPIEGLKVYPRHATAAKLQMQKMQEMEQLASAQGLPTDRNTLNKLMALHPGLNNQMNNHHQMVSRGAMSGSAQAAYQNLLLRQNSMNSNANSLQQEASSSFNNSNHSPSSTFQGAAALIPGSMQNLPGSALSSPHLPSRQPQQLQQRSLSSNSLLQQTHSTGSQGNQALQQQMIQQLLQEMSNNSGGGGQQSLPSPSANGSVGRNGVSFGGNNPAAAPSTSNVSGSHGPAPSRNNSFKATANSDNSTGGGGNNTYNQRAPDLPSNLHLQEDLVQDIAREFTENGFFNSSLDDNMYGWKA; translated from the exons ATGGTGCCTTCTCGTGTGGCTGGAGGATTAGCTCAGTCTTCACCAAGTTCTGGAATTTTCTTCCAAGGGGATGGGCAGTCTCAGCTTGCAGTTAACTCACACTTGAGCTCATCTTTTGGGAACTCTTCTAATTCCTTTCTTGGAACTGGGCGTTCAAATCTCAGACCGGTTTCTGGGGACATGAATAATGCAGTTTTGAGTGGTGTGGCGAACTCAGGTCCGAGTGTTGGCGCAAGTTCTTTGGTCACAGATGCAAACTCTGTATTTTCTGGAGGTCCCCATTTGCAAAGAAGTGCAAGCATCAATAACGAGTCATACATGCGCTTACCAGCATCGCCCATGTCATTCTCTTCCAACAATATTAGCATGTCAGGGTCATCAATTATGGATGGGTCTTCTGTAGTGCAACAGAATTCTCAGCATGACCAGAATTCTCAACAAATGCAGCAGAATCAGCAGCACCAAAACCAACGGCAGCAAGGGGCTTCAAGTGCTACTTCTTTACCAACGTCCCAAACTGGCCAGGTTTCCCTTCCCATGGGAGCGCGAGTACCTGGAACTTTTATTCAGGATCCAAACAATTTGTCCCATGTCCAGAAAAAACCCCGTCTGGATATCAAGCAGGAAGATATTCTGCAGCAGCAAGTGATACAACAGTTACTGCAAAGACAGGATCCAATGCAATTCCAAGGCCGGAATCCCCAGTTACAAGCCATACTTCACCAGCAGAGATTACGGCAACAGCAACAGCAACAGATTTTGCAGTCAATGCCTCAACTGCAGAGAGCCCAgttgcagcagcagcaacagcaacaacagcaacaacaacagcagCAGTTGAGACAACAGCAATTTCAACAACCAATGCAGCCAGTATCTTCCATTAAGCGTCCCTATGATGGTGGTGTATGTGCTCGTAGGCTGATGCAATATTTATATCATCAGCGGCAACGGCCTGCT GACAATAGTATTGCTTATTGGAGGAAGTTTGTTACAGAGTATTACTCTCCTCGTGCTAAGAAAAGATGGTGCTTGTCATTATATGATAATGTTGGCCATCACGCACTTGGTGTTTTCCCTCAGGCTGCTATG GACGCGTGGCAATGCGACATTTGTGGTTCTAAATCTGGAAGGGGTTTTG AGGCAACATTTGAAGTGCTTCCTAGACTTAATGAAATCAAATTTGGCAGTGGAGTCATCGATGAGCTTTTATTCTTGGACTTGCCACGTGAAGGTAGATTTCCTTCTGGTGTGATGATGTTGGAGTATGGGAAAGCAGTTCAAGAGAGTGTATATGAGCAACTTCGTGTTGTTCGGGAGGGTCAGCTTCGTATCATATTTACGCAAGATTTAAAG ATATTGTCTTGGGAATTCTGTGCAAGACGACATGAAGAACTTCTTCCTCGTAGGTTGGTTGCTCCACAG GTGAATCAGTTGGTTCAAGTTGCTCAGAAATGCCAAAGCACAATAGCTGAAAGTGGATCTGATGGGATTTCTCAGCAGGATCTCCAAACAAACAGCAATAT GGTGCTGACAGCTGGACGGCAGCTCGCAAAGAGTTTGGAGTTGCAGTCGTTGAATGACTTAGGTTTTTCTAAGAGATATGTGAGGTGTTTGCAG ATCTCAGAGGTTGTCAATAGCATGAAGGACTTGGTTGACTTCTGCAGGGAGAACAAAGTTGGGCCAATTG AGGGCTTGAAGGTTTATCCTCGGCATGCCACCGCAGCCAAGCTCCAGATGCAAAAGATGCAGGAAATGGAGCAGTTAGCAAGTGCTCAGGGTTTGCCCACTGACAGGAACACACTCAATAAGCTAATGGCATTGCATCCTGGACTGAATAACCAAATGAACAACCACCATCAGATGGTCAGTCGTGGAGCTATGAGTGGTTCAGCGCAAGCCGCTTACCAGAATCTGCTTTTGAGACAGAACTCTATGAATTCAAATGCAAACTCTCTTCAACAGGAGGCATCTTCTTCCTTCAATAATTCCAACCACAGCCCATCATCAACATTCCAAGGTGCCGCCGCATTGATACCGGGATCCATGCAGAACTTACCTGGTAGTGCCTTGTCAAGTCCCCATCTACCCTCACGACAGCCACAGCAGCTGCAGCAGCGGTCACTTAGTTCCAATAGCTTGCTACAACAAACTCATTCAACTGGCTCCCAGGGTAACCAGGCCTTGCAGCAACAGATGATCCAGCAACTGCTACAGGAGATGTCCAATAACAGCGGGGGAGGAGGACAACAATCTCTTCCCAGTCCAAGTGCAAATGGGAGTGTTGGGAGgaatggagtgagttttggaggCAACAATCCAGCGGCAGCACCATCCACCTCCAATGTGTCTGGTAGTCACGGCCCTGCTCCAAGCAGGAATAACAGCTTCAAAGCCACTGCAAACAGCGACAATTCCACAGGTGGTGGTGGTAACAACACATACAACCAAAGAGCCCCGGATTTACCCTCAAACCTTCACTTGCAAGAGGATCTGGTACAAGACATTGCCCGTGAATTCACAGAGAACGGCTTTTTTAACAGCAGTCTTGATGATAACATGTATGGCTGGAAGGCGTGA
- the LOC103440113 gene encoding probable F-box protein At1g44080 gives MASVVWQNLRKHLLDSVFERLESPEDYLRFSIVFKWLYSVAKHNYYERAKVTTPVLLMIQTAKRGLIKGTRKKENSIIRLPPLIGGVPPLKNWDSSISYYFAYKAILSADPVLCADNYIVVVICEVYCQLAFIRPGKDTTWTFVADSRHIIEDVVPVEDEFYGVDQSSRNLVAFDTTAQYKCNVILDLGYTDGAPAKKYLVDLNETRFLMVERYGNVMDGRRMTYQFRIFELKHHKCERTEIYDLGDVALFVGDNSSIALAASKYSGCQPNCIYFNHDYMSQDLSNP, from the exons ATGGCTTCGGTAGTTTGGCAGAATTTGCGTAAGCACCTTTTAGATTCCGTCTTTGAGAGATTGGAGTCGCCAGAAGATTATTTGCGTTTCAGCATTGTTTTTAAGTGGTTGTATTCAGTAGCAAAGCATAACTACTATGAACGCGCTAAGGTGACAACTCCAGTGCTCTTGATGATTCAGACTGCAAAAAGAG GGTTAATTAAAGGgacgagaaagaaagaaaattccatCATTCGCCTTCCTCCACTCATCGGCGGTGTTCCACCATTGAAGAATTGGGATTCGTCTATCAGCTACTATTTTGCCTACAAGGCTATACTTTCAGCAGACCCTGTATTATGTGCAGACAATTACATTGTCGTGGTGATATGCGAGGTATACTGTCAATTGGCTTTTATTAGACCTGGTAAAGATACAACATGGACCTTTGTTGCCGATAGTCGGCATATAATTGAAGATGTTGTTCcagttgaagatgagttttACGGCGTTGATCAAAGCAGCCGCAATCTTGTGGCTTTTGATACTACTGCTCAGTACAAGTGCAATGTAATATTGGATCTAGGCTACACGGACGGAGCGCCAGCCAAGAAATACCTTGTGGATTTAAATGAGACAAGATTTTTAATGGTTGAAAGGTATGGGAATGTTATGGATGGGAGACGGATGACTTATCAATTCAGAATTTTTGAACTCAAGCATCACAAGTGTGAGCGGACTGAAATATACGACTTGGGTGATGTTGCTCTCTTCGTTGGTGATAACTCTTCGATAGCTTTGGCGGCTTCGAAATATTCAGGATGTCAGCCCAACTGCATATACTTCAACCATGATTACATGAGTCAAGACCTTTCCAACCCTTGA
- the LOC114825913 gene encoding uncharacterized protein: protein MASVVWQILHKHLLDSVLERLESPKDYLHFSIVCKWWYSVAKDNYNQRAKVTTPVLLMIQTAKRGTWSLCDVMQNKVLDFHVQVPNVRFCGSSKGWLIYVDKDSVVTLVNPFFRVKGARKKENSIIRLPPLIGGVPPLENWDSSISYYFAYKAILSADPVLCADNYIVAVICEGYCQMAFIRPGKDTTWTFVDDSRHIIEDVVPVEDQVYGVDRRNQNLVTFDITAQYKCNLILDEPERNGLPVKRYLVDLNEKRFLMVERCTDDIDGKRVTVQFRLFELKSHK from the coding sequence ATGGCTTCAGTAGTTTGGCAAATTTTGCATAAGCACCTTTTAGATTCCGTCTTAGAGAGATTGGAGTCGCCAAAGGATTATTTGCATTTCAGCATTGTTTGTAAGTGGTGGTATTCTGTGGCAAAGGATAACTACAATCAGCGTGCTAAGGTGACAACTCCAGTGCTCTTGATGATTCAGACTGCAAAAAGAGGCACATGGTCATTGTGCGATGTCATGCAGAATAAGGTCCTTGATTTTCACGTACAGGTTCCTAACGTGCGATTCTGCGGCTCTTCAAAGGGATGGTTGATATATGTGGACAAGGATTCTGTAGTAACCCTGGTTAATCCATTCTTTAGGGTTAAAGGggcgagaaagaaagaaaattccatCATTCGCCTTCCTCCACTCATCGGCGGTGTTCCACCATTGGAGAATTGGGATTCGTCTATCAGCTACTATTTTGCCTACAAAGCTATACTTTCAGCAGACCCTGTATTATGTGCAGACAATTACATTGTTGCGGTGATATGCGAGGGATATTGTCAAATGGCCTTTATTAGACCCGGCAAAGACACAACATGGACTTTTGTTGACGATAGTCGGCATATAATTGAAGATGTTGTTCCTGTTGAAGATCAAGTTTATGGCGTTGATCGACGCAACCAAAATCTTGTCACTTTTGATATTACTGCTCAATACAAGTGCAATCTGATATTGGATGAACCGGAAAGGAATGGACTGCCAGTCAAGAGGTACCTTGTGGATTTAAACGAGAAAAGATTTTTAATGGTCGAAAGGTGTACGGATGATATAGATGGCAAACGCGTGACTGTTCAATTCAGACTTTTTGAACTCAAGTCTCACAAGTAA